In one window of Onychomys torridus chromosome 5, mOncTor1.1, whole genome shotgun sequence DNA:
- the Nfil3 gene encoding nuclear factor interleukin-3-regulated protein: MQLRKMQTIKKEPAPLDPASSSDKMMVLNTALAEAAEDLASSEDLLLNEGSVGKSKSSACRRKREFIPDEKKDAMYWEKRRKNNEAAKRSREKRRLNDLVLENKLIALGEENATLKAELLSLKLKFGLISSTAYAQEIQKLSNSTAVYFQDYQTSKAAVNSFVDEHEPTMVAGSCISVIKHSPQSSLSDVSEVSSVEHTQESPAQGGCRSPENKFPVIKQEPVELESFARESREERGAYSTSIYQSYMGSSFSTFSHSPPLLQVHGSTSNSPRTSEADEGVVGKSSDGEDEQQVPKGPIHSPVELQRVHATVVKVPEVNPSALPHKLRIKAKAMQIKVEALDSEFEGMQKLSSPADVMAKRHFDLEKHGTPGMVHSSLTPFSVQVTNIQDWSLKSEHWHHKELNGKTQSSFKTGVMEVKDSGYKVSEAENLYLKQGMANLSAEVVSLKRFIATQPISASDSR; the protein is encoded by the coding sequence ATGCAGCTGAGGAAAATGCAGACCATCAAAAAGGAGCCTGCCCCCCTGGATCCTGCCAGCAGCTCAGACAAGATGATGGTGCTGAACACTGCCTTAGCCGAGGCGGCAGAGGACCTGGCCTCGAGTGAAGATCTGCTCCTGAATGAAGGGAGTGTGGGGAAGAGCAAGTCCTCCGCGTGTCGGAGGAAACGGGAGTTCATTCCCGACGAGAAGAAGGATGCCATGTACTGGGAGAAGCGGAGGAAAAATAACGAGGCAGCCAAGAGGTCTCGGGAGAAGCGTCGGCTCAACGACCTGGTTTTGGAGAACAAGCTGATTGCACTGGGGGAAGAAAACGCCACTTTAAAAGCCGAGCTGCTGTCTCTCAAATTAAAGTTCGGTTTAATTAGCTCCACAGCGTATGCCCAAGAAATCCAGAAACTCAGTAATTCCACAGCTGTGTACTTCCAGGACTACCAGACATCCAAGGCTGCTGTGAACTCGTTTGTGGATGAGCATGAACCCACAATGGTAGCTGGGAGCTGCATCTCGGTCATCAAACACTCTCCTCAGAGCTCTCTGTCCGATGTGTCCGAGGTGTCCTCTGTGGAGCACACACAGGAAAGTCCCGCTCAGGGTGGCTGCCGGAGCCCTGAGAACAAGTTCCCTGTGATCAAGCAGGAGCCCGTGGAGTTGGAGAGCTTTGCCAGGGAGTCCAGGGAGGAGCGGGGAGCCTATTCCACCTCCATCTACCAGAGCTACATGGGAAGCTCTTTCTCCACCTTCTCCCATTCCCCACCCCTCCTGCAGGTCCATGGGTCCACCAGCAACTCCCCAAGAACCTCAGAGGCTGACGAGGGTGTTGTGGGCAAGTCCTCTGATGGGGAAGATGAGCAGCAGGTCCCCAAGGGCCCCATCCACTCTCCGGTGGAGCTTCAGCGGGTGCACGCCACAGTGGTGAAGGTTCCAGAAGTAAACCCTTCTGCCTTGCCACACAAGCTCCGAATTAAAGCCAAGGCCATGCAGATCAAAGTGGAGGCTTTGGACAGCGAGTTTGAAGGCATGCAGAAACTCTCCTCACCTGCAGATGTGATGGCCAAAAGACACTTTGACCTGGAGAAGCATGGCACCCCAGGTATGGTCCATTCCTCCCTCACTCCTTTCTCGGTGCAGGTAACGAACATTCAAGATTGGTCCCTCAAATCGGAACATTGGCATCACAAAGAACTGAATGGCAAAACTCAGAGTAGCTTCAAAACAGGAGTGATGGAAGTCAAAGACAGTGGCTATAAGGTTTCCGAGGCTGAGAATTTATATTTGAAGCAGGGGATGGCAAACTTATCTGCAGAGGTGGTCTCGCTCAAGAGATTCATAGCCACACAACCTATCTCAGCCTCGGACTCCAGGTAA